From a region of the Synechococcus sp. PCC 7502 genome:
- the pyk gene encoding pyruvate kinase, with protein sequence MLAKEQIRRTKIVATIGPATSSPEMIRALIEAGATTLRLNFSHGSHADHHRSICNIRQVSVELNQPVAILQDLQGPKIRLGKFADGSITLKKGDKFILTNRIIPGTQTISSVTYDNLAQEVPVGAVILLDDGKVELKVDEVDPEAGELRCSVVIPGVLSNNKGVNFPNVHLSVKAMTDKDRADLTFGLAEGVDWVALSFVCSPEDVLELKDLIAKSGRNVKVIAKIEKHEAIAQMQEILAVCDGVMVARGDLGVEVPAEDVPILQKRLIKTANLLGIPVITATQMLDSMYNNPRPTRAEISDVANAIIDGTDAVMLSNETATGNYPIQAVETMARIAVRTEREFKFTSIETFGKSVPNAISQAVSHIASQLEASAILTLTKSGATARNVSKFRPPIPILAITSQVDVARQLQLVWGVHPLMVLSLPSARQNFEAALNLAQEQQLVRAGDLVVMTAGTLQGVSGSTDLIKVEFVSAVVGRGLGVGSGLATGRARVAHNYLDVKDFNLGEILVVEATTSDYIEVIRKASAIITEVSSLDSHAVVIGRKLGIPILIGVKDATHKIRDGEPLTVDIKKGVVYSGSRLVEDVG encoded by the coding sequence ATGCTAGCCAAAGAACAAATCCGCCGTACTAAAATTGTTGCTACTATTGGACCTGCTACCAGTAGCCCTGAAATGATTCGTGCCTTAATTGAAGCGGGGGCAACCACACTAAGGCTTAACTTTTCCCACGGTAGCCATGCCGATCATCACCGTAGTATCTGTAATATCCGCCAGGTTTCGGTAGAGCTAAATCAACCCGTTGCTATTCTTCAAGACCTGCAAGGACCTAAAATTCGGTTGGGAAAGTTTGCCGATGGCTCGATTACTCTCAAAAAAGGTGATAAATTCATCCTGACTAACCGCATTATTCCTGGTACTCAAACGATTAGCTCAGTTACCTACGATAATTTGGCACAGGAAGTTCCCGTGGGGGCGGTAATTTTATTAGATGATGGTAAAGTCGAACTCAAAGTAGATGAAGTTGATCCCGAAGCGGGAGAGCTACGCTGTTCGGTCGTGATTCCTGGGGTCTTATCCAATAATAAAGGGGTAAATTTTCCCAATGTTCATCTGTCTGTAAAAGCTATGACCGATAAAGATCGGGCTGACCTAACTTTTGGCTTAGCAGAGGGTGTGGATTGGGTAGCATTAAGCTTTGTCTGTAGCCCAGAGGATGTTTTGGAGTTAAAAGATTTAATTGCTAAAAGTGGTAGAAATGTCAAAGTCATTGCCAAGATCGAAAAACATGAGGCGATCGCCCAGATGCAGGAAATTTTGGCAGTCTGTGATGGCGTAATGGTAGCTAGGGGTGATTTGGGGGTGGAGGTGCCTGCCGAGGATGTGCCGATTTTGCAAAAACGTCTGATCAAAACCGCCAATCTCTTAGGTATTCCCGTAATCACCGCCACTCAAATGCTAGATAGCATGTATAACAATCCTCGTCCCACCCGTGCGGAAATCTCTGATGTTGCCAATGCCATTATCGATGGTACCGATGCGGTTATGCTCTCTAACGAAACTGCCACAGGTAATTACCCCATTCAAGCTGTGGAAACTATGGCAAGGATTGCGGTGCGAACTGAACGAGAATTTAAGTTTACTTCTATTGAAACCTTTGGTAAGTCCGTACCGAATGCCATTAGCCAGGCTGTAAGCCATATTGCTAGCCAATTAGAGGCATCAGCAATTTTAACCTTAACCAAATCTGGAGCCACAGCCCGCAACGTTAGTAAATTTCGTCCACCCATTCCCATTTTAGCAATTACCTCTCAGGTTGATGTGGCGAGACAGTTACAACTGGTTTGGGGTGTGCATCCGCTTATGGTGTTATCTTTACCCTCCGCAAGGCAGAACTTTGAGGCTGCTTTAAATTTGGCACAGGAACAGCAATTGGTAAGGGCGGGCGATCTAGTGGTTATGACTGCTGGTACGCTCCAAGGGGTATCTGGGTCAACGGACTTAATTAAAGTTGAGTTTGTATCCGCGGTTGTGGGTAGAGGCTTAGGGGTTGGCTCTGGTCTTGCTACGGGTCGGGCTAGGGTAGCTCATAATTACCTAGATGTTAAGGATTTTAATCTGGGTGAAATTCTCGTGGTTGAGGCAACTACCTCAGATTATATTGAAGTCATTCGTAAAGCTTCGGCAATAATCACAGAGGTTTCTAGTTTGGACTCCCATGCCGTGGTCATAGGTCGCAAGTTAGGAATTCCCATCTTGATTGGTGTTAAGGATGCCACCCACAAAATTAGAGATGGGGAACCCTTAACTGTTGATATTAAAAAGGGTGTGGTGTATTCAGGGTCTCGTCTGGTTGAGGATGTGGGTTAG
- a CDS encoding GAF domain-containing protein translates to MTQIGSSAWDQQLINLGRVLRSLREEDNVDALIATTLDYIKDTFDHQLIWIALYDRSNHRLVGKGGVTPAGEIKFLKERFVLEPGDLLDQVIVMKKAIPITDLRQEKRSGEWQKLAIKFDIQGTLLFPIYHKDVSCGLVLLGSRLWNVSSRTEERARLSILLGTLGSTLSRLESDVHYQQVKRPDEPILSLLDKLRSLHSLNERLEEVVQKTHNFIMPSRTHVYWFEREHQYFWRRTVNKQKNLAAGNRNENTAGITVQEAPDLYKALVKDQLVVVVDARNMTKGDISTRVMEQFGAESLIAAPIIFQTELIGFISIENDEPRLWTDIEKNYLKGASQLIALTAPLEEMESMVQRIASDQVLTSGIAKAIYTDADWQESLQMAAEQLCQRLSAERFWVVLHNKDTGSFEVYFQHHPKNRRPMPKAFAELSAVDWHMMEQSSETISIENFETDYRFVSWRSTLMDMEVRSLLLSNTALGKPLESILAVGHESARTWSKPEREIVQAVAQQVGLILHQGYIQRQADDRQKLHQAVQFGLVTLQQANTLEKLHPAAAQLLAQVMQAPLSVLITWLPGRIGGQIAASFASHEDFRLNINETLLPIESDPLVQWTIQTDGILPLSVHDLLPPTLQWLNARGIGQILAIALRTTPEHQPTGMLLVADKPGRRWLDRQLQAYSMLTNQLAWSRRHLVIVETLQHQRTELERLNWYKQRRIEDIYRSVGSGVQRLLELETRTDGADAVGNLRLQHSLKQLQASLSPLPQIIRKEQWRLRPNYETAPLAGLLKRSLERVDAIIKQRQMWSQVHNQASVVIAGDIAKIEMIIHELLLFACGRSAVGGRVDIWCRQIDERSLEVSITDNGEIDPSLLMEMHEGRSPDVLAPSVLDQPPGLHLAICQSLMHEAGGDLSLYKLEDNRILSRLILPLAAA, encoded by the coding sequence ATGACTCAAATTGGATCCAGTGCCTGGGATCAGCAGCTTATAAACTTGGGACGGGTACTCAGAAGTCTTCGAGAGGAAGATAATGTGGATGCCCTGATTGCCACAACTCTTGACTATATAAAAGATACATTTGATCATCAGCTAATTTGGATTGCCCTCTATGATCGCTCCAATCATCGACTTGTGGGTAAGGGTGGAGTTACCCCCGCAGGGGAAATTAAGTTTTTAAAAGAAAGATTTGTGCTTGAACCCGGTGACTTACTGGATCAAGTTATAGTCATGAAAAAAGCGATCCCTATTACTGATTTAAGACAGGAGAAACGTAGTGGGGAATGGCAAAAATTAGCGATTAAGTTTGATATTCAAGGTACCCTGCTATTTCCGATTTATCACAAAGATGTTTCCTGTGGACTAGTTTTATTAGGTTCTAGGCTATGGAATGTTTCTTCTCGTACAGAAGAGAGAGCCCGCCTATCAATATTATTAGGTACCCTTGGTTCCACTCTGTCACGTCTTGAGTCAGATGTACATTATCAACAGGTTAAACGTCCAGATGAGCCAATTCTTTCCCTACTAGATAAATTGCGATCGCTCCACAGTCTCAATGAAAGACTAGAGGAAGTTGTCCAAAAAACCCATAACTTTATTATGCCGTCTCGTACCCATGTGTATTGGTTTGAGCGGGAACATCAATATTTTTGGCGGCGTACTGTTAATAAACAAAAAAACCTAGCTGCTGGTAACCGCAACGAAAATACAGCAGGCATCACTGTGCAAGAAGCTCCCGATTTATACAAGGCTCTGGTTAAGGATCAATTGGTGGTGGTCGTAGATGCTCGCAACATGACTAAAGGCGACATCAGTACCAGAGTAATGGAGCAGTTTGGGGCAGAGTCGTTGATTGCCGCTCCAATTATTTTTCAAACTGAATTAATTGGTTTTATTAGTATTGAAAACGATGAACCAAGATTGTGGACAGACATTGAAAAAAATTATCTTAAAGGCGCGTCTCAATTAATTGCCCTAACAGCACCCTTGGAAGAGATGGAGTCGATGGTACAACGCATTGCCTCTGATCAGGTGTTAACGTCGGGGATTGCGAAGGCAATTTATACGGATGCTGACTGGCAAGAGTCTTTGCAAATGGCAGCGGAACAGTTGTGTCAACGCTTAAGTGCCGAAAGATTTTGGGTAGTTTTACACAATAAAGATACGGGTAGCTTTGAAGTTTATTTTCAGCATCATCCTAAAAACCGAAGACCAATGCCCAAGGCTTTTGCGGAGCTATCAGCCGTAGATTGGCACATGATGGAGCAGTCATCGGAAACAATTTCGATTGAGAACTTTGAAACTGACTACAGATTTGTGTCTTGGCGATCTACTTTAATGGACATGGAGGTGCGATCGCTCTTACTTAGTAACACCGCTTTAGGTAAACCCCTTGAGAGTATTTTGGCTGTGGGGCATGAGTCAGCACGCACTTGGTCAAAACCAGAACGGGAAATTGTCCAAGCCGTTGCCCAGCAAGTGGGATTAATCCTCCATCAAGGTTATATACAAAGACAAGCCGACGATCGCCAAAAACTCCACCAAGCCGTCCAGTTTGGGCTAGTGACTTTACAACAGGCGAATACCTTAGAAAAGCTCCATCCCGCCGCCGCTCAGTTATTGGCTCAGGTCATGCAGGCTCCCTTATCAGTTCTAATCACTTGGCTACCTGGACGAATCGGAGGGCAAATCGCTGCTAGTTTTGCCAGTCATGAGGATTTTCGCTTAAATATTAATGAAACCCTACTACCCATAGAAAGCGATCCCCTAGTGCAGTGGACAATTCAGACCGATGGAATTTTGCCCTTATCCGTTCATGATCTCTTGCCTCCAACCCTACAGTGGTTAAATGCTCGTGGTATTGGTCAAATCTTGGCGATCGCCCTCCGCACTACCCCTGAACATCAGCCCACGGGTATGCTGTTGGTAGCAGATAAACCCGGACGTAGATGGCTAGATCGGCAATTACAGGCTTATAGTATGCTTACCAATCAGTTGGCATGGTCACGGCGACACCTAGTAATTGTTGAAACTTTACAGCACCAGCGCACCGAACTAGAGCGACTAAATTGGTACAAACAAAGGCGGATTGAGGATATTTATCGCTCCGTTGGAAGTGGAGTACAAAGACTCCTAGAACTGGAAACCCGCACCGATGGCGCTGATGCCGTTGGTAATTTGCGCCTCCAACATTCTCTTAAGCAACTACAAGCCTCTTTATCTCCCCTTCCCCAAATTATCCGTAAAGAACAATGGCGGTTACGCCCCAACTATGAAACTGCGCCTTTAGCTGGTCTTTTAAAGCGGTCACTGGAACGGGTAGATGCCATTATTAAACAACGCCAAATGTGGTCACAGGTGCATAATCAAGCTAGTGTGGTGATTGCTGGAGACATTGCCAAAATTGAAATGATTATCCATGAATTACTGCTGTTTGCCTGTGGACGGTCGGCAGTTGGGGGGAGGGTAGATATATGGTGTCGTCAAATTGATGAGCGATCGCTAGAAGTTTCAATTACAGATAATGGCGAAATCGATCCAAGCTTATTAATGGAAATGCATGAGGGACGATCTCCTGATGTTCTGGCTCCTTCAGTATTAGATCAACCGCCAGGATTACATTTAGCAATTTGTCAAAGCCTGATGCACGAAGCTGGAGGGGATTTATCCCTATATAAACTAGAAGACAACCGCATTCTCAGTCGTTTGATTTTACCCTTGGCTGCGGCTTAG
- a CDS encoding ABC transporter substrate-binding protein, protein MMWSRRQIIQTLPLFCLGACVSTQTSQVTPSGKTKIIFWTMQLKPTFNDYMAALISEFGKVNPNAEVEWVDVPWADMEQKILSAIASGTAPDVANLNPQFATKLAEKNALVDMQTAIPTQAQALYFPNIWKANQLGAITFGLPWYVSTDVTIYNRDLFTKAGLTQPPQTYAQLVIAAQQIKAKTGKYAFMLTMDGTQVLESMVQMGMELLTPDRKAGFNTDVGKSAFKYWVNLFEQKLIPREVLTEGHRKAIELYQAGELAVLITGPQFLKLVAENAPNIAKVSDVAVQISGDTGKKSAAVMNVVVPKSSQSQDLALKFATFLTNDANQLSFSKVENSLPSTIQAAADPYFSQLPKDSSPFTKARIISASQLKQSEVLIPPVKNLENLRKIIYEELQLAMLKQKSSDEAIATAAERWDQLV, encoded by the coding sequence ATGATGTGGTCACGTCGCCAAATTATTCAAACCCTACCCCTATTCTGCTTAGGAGCCTGTGTCAGCACCCAGACTAGTCAAGTTACACCATCGGGTAAAACCAAGATTATATTTTGGACAATGCAGTTAAAGCCAACTTTTAATGACTACATGGCAGCATTAATTAGTGAATTTGGCAAAGTCAACCCTAATGCTGAAGTGGAATGGGTGGATGTACCTTGGGCGGATATGGAGCAGAAAATTTTAAGTGCGATCGCCTCTGGCACTGCTCCCGATGTTGCTAACCTTAACCCTCAATTTGCTACCAAGTTAGCAGAAAAAAATGCCCTTGTGGATATGCAAACTGCCATTCCTACTCAAGCTCAGGCTTTATATTTCCCAAATATTTGGAAGGCTAATCAATTAGGTGCTATTACCTTTGGACTACCTTGGTATGTCTCAACGGACGTAACTATCTATAATCGTGATTTATTTACTAAGGCGGGTTTAACCCAACCTCCCCAAACCTATGCCCAACTGGTGATTGCTGCCCAACAGATCAAAGCTAAAACGGGGAAATATGCCTTTATGCTGACTATGGATGGGACTCAGGTACTAGAATCGATGGTACAAATGGGGATGGAATTACTCACTCCCGATCGCAAAGCAGGATTTAATACCGATGTAGGCAAAAGTGCCTTTAAGTATTGGGTAAATCTGTTTGAGCAGAAATTAATTCCCCGTGAAGTTTTAACGGAAGGACATCGAAAGGCGATCGAGCTATATCAGGCAGGAGAGTTGGCAGTTTTAATTACTGGTCCACAATTTTTAAAGCTAGTTGCGGAAAATGCTCCAAATATTGCCAAGGTTTCCGATGTGGCTGTGCAAATTTCTGGGGATACAGGCAAAAAAAGCGCGGCGGTCATGAATGTAGTGGTGCCAAAAAGTTCTCAATCTCAGGATTTAGCATTAAAGTTTGCCACATTTTTAACTAATGATGCTAATCAACTTAGTTTTTCTAAGGTTGAAAACTCTCTACCTTCGACAATTCAAGCGGCGGCTGATCCTTACTTCTCCCAATTACCCAAGGATTCATCACCATTTACCAAAGCTCGCATTATTAGCGCATCTCAATTAAAACAATCAGAAGTATTAATTCCCCCTGTTAAAAATTTAGAGAATCTGCGTAAAATTATTTATGAAGAATTACAGTTAGCTATGCTAAAACAAAAAAGTAGTGATGAAGCGATCGCCACGGCAGCAGAACGTTGGGATCAGCTAGTCTAG
- a CDS encoding tetratricopeptide repeat protein, with protein MFKQIRLFKINRGLYTHKVTDHYAVLGLPLTTTDSETFRNKYLQLAKQLHPDLAPPNSPDTEIAEKYLAKLVNPAYKVLYSDRDRKEHLATLRLLGQRLKLKGEQPELHCELAKKLLKYSHEQTYVKYFEEIASRQYESLDQVLDRIADLSELNLVYVMTQELSFIDDYVNIPQPEPEAPKVSPAYRNLQLAELFISKRQWAEALKELKNGEKLDPNNANLQAQLGFVYMNQNITLMAKNSFQKALKLDPKEPTALKYIKQVSGTTQPAKKDEKKGGFFGWGKK; from the coding sequence GTGTTCAAGCAAATACGATTATTCAAGATTAACCGAGGGCTTTATACTCATAAAGTAACCGATCACTATGCTGTTCTAGGGCTACCTTTAACAACAACTGACAGCGAGACCTTTCGTAATAAGTATTTGCAATTAGCTAAGCAGCTCCATCCCGATTTAGCTCCACCTAACTCTCCTGATACTGAAATTGCTGAGAAGTATTTGGCAAAACTAGTTAATCCCGCCTATAAAGTCTTGTATAGCGATCGCGATCGCAAAGAACACCTTGCTACCCTAAGATTGCTAGGACAGAGACTCAAACTTAAAGGAGAGCAGCCTGAACTGCACTGTGAACTTGCCAAAAAGTTACTGAAATATTCCCATGAACAAACCTACGTTAAATATTTTGAGGAAATTGCCAGCCGTCAGTATGAGTCTTTAGACCAAGTTTTAGATCGGATTGCGGATTTGAGTGAACTTAACTTGGTGTATGTAATGACTCAAGAATTAAGCTTTATAGATGATTATGTGAATATACCTCAACCTGAACCCGAAGCACCTAAGGTCTCACCCGCCTATCGTAATTTGCAGCTAGCAGAGTTATTTATTAGTAAACGGCAGTGGGCAGAGGCATTGAAAGAGCTAAAAAATGGGGAAAAGCTTGATCCCAATAATGCTAACCTCCAAGCTCAGCTAGGCTTTGTGTATATGAATCAAAATATTACGCTCATGGCTAAAAATAGCTTCCAGAAAGCCTTAAAACTTGATCCCAAGGAACCAACTGCCCTCAAATACATAAAGCAAGTTTCTGGCACTACTCAGCCTGCAAAAAAAGATGAAAAAAAGGGTGGATTCTTTGGTTGGGGGAAAAAATAA
- a CDS encoding TMEM165/GDT1 family protein, with protein MLTAFTASLLLITISELGDKTFFIAVILAMRHPRRTVFSAVLAALALMTVLSVLLGQVLTLFPKLYVHYAEIALFVIVGVKLLYDATQMTAQAEQEVIQEAEEVVDIQDSPKSVATIPIFGRFLGNILARYTWLGVWAQAFVMTFIGEWGDRTQVSTIALAAAYNPFFVTFGAILGHAICTAIAVIGGGLIAGRISERVITGVGGILFLIFGAITYLQGV; from the coding sequence GTGTTAACAGCTTTCACAGCAAGTTTATTACTAATCACTATTTCTGAATTGGGTGATAAAACTTTTTTTATTGCCGTGATTTTGGCTATGCGCCATCCCCGTCGGACGGTGTTTTCCGCAGTGCTGGCAGCGCTTGCTTTGATGACCGTACTTTCGGTTTTATTGGGACAGGTCTTAACACTTTTTCCTAAACTATACGTTCACTATGCCGAGATCGCCTTATTTGTGATTGTTGGCGTAAAGTTACTTTATGATGCCACACAGATGACAGCGCAAGCGGAGCAGGAAGTAATCCAAGAAGCGGAAGAGGTGGTGGATATTCAAGATTCTCCTAAATCGGTAGCTACAATTCCTATCTTTGGTAGGTTTTTGGGTAATATTTTAGCCCGCTATACTTGGTTAGGTGTTTGGGCGCAGGCGTTTGTGATGACATTTATTGGTGAATGGGGCGATCGCACCCAAGTAAGCACGATCGCTTTAGCCGCCGCATATAATCCGTTTTTTGTTACCTTTGGTGCCATTTTAGGACATGCCATTTGTACAGCGATCGCTGTAATTGGAGGTGGTTTAATAGCTGGCAGAATTTCGGAACGAGTAATTACAGGAGTTGGAGGCATACTATTTTTAATTTTTGGGGCGATCACCTATTTACAGGGAGTTTAG
- a CDS encoding cation:proton antiporter has translation MEAVVLVLFEILIIIGLSRLVGLGFRLIKQPLVIGEIVAGILLGPSLLGLINPKVESWLFPTSSIPFLNVLAQVGLIFFMFLIGLELNPKYLRGQGKVAVLISNFSILLPFLLGSLLSVFLYPLLSESGVNFAAFCLFMGSAMSITAFPVLARIITEKNLQNTPLGNLALTCAAVDDVTAWCLLAMAIAVATTNTVTGAISTIVLAVAYITLMLTVGRKFLSRLDAHYERTKRISQSLLAVIYMGVLISALITELIGIHLIFGAFLLGVIMPKNEGLMHELSLKTEEFVLIFLLPIFFAYSGLRTQIGLLNTPQLWLICGLILVVAIAGKFFGTYVAARMCQVPKHEATILGWLMNTRGLTELIVLNIGLNLKVISPVLFTMLVIMALVTTFMTSPLLDFIHSKPHIDELGDELAQELNIDPNYQVLVPVTNPNTERGLIAIATAIALHPQQKNHRVYPFSLVQVDADNLFQNMPTETENNLRLRRDHLTQVISTIEPPSIRQYLNPIAQICQDVALETVKVAADMNLIVMGWHKPVFSNNRLGGKVGEILRTAPVDIAVFLDSDRGNLHSLLVPYGGDIHDDLALELGIRILGNLSHASMEIMVINPSLDTQISTILAQLPQSLGDRIVVTNSETEADINEVVSACSNFDLTITGITLEGQERQTLGIYGDELALKCQASILIVRKFGETSGLQDFLSGFRKIEARIS, from the coding sequence ATGGAAGCAGTGGTATTAGTTCTCTTTGAAATTCTGATCATTATTGGGCTTTCGCGATTGGTAGGGCTAGGATTTAGGCTGATCAAGCAGCCCTTGGTCATTGGCGAGATCGTGGCAGGAATTTTATTAGGGCCTTCATTATTGGGATTAATTAATCCTAAAGTTGAGAGTTGGCTATTTCCTACATCTTCAATTCCATTTTTGAATGTTTTGGCACAAGTAGGCTTAATTTTTTTCATGTTCTTAATTGGCTTGGAGTTAAATCCTAAGTATTTGAGGGGACAAGGTAAAGTTGCTGTGCTCATATCCAACTTCAGTATTTTGTTGCCATTTTTACTGGGTAGTTTGCTTTCAGTATTTTTATATCCTTTACTCTCTGAATCTGGGGTAAACTTTGCAGCTTTTTGTCTATTTATGGGATCGGCAATGTCGATTACGGCTTTTCCTGTATTGGCAAGAATTATTACCGAGAAAAATCTTCAGAATACTCCCCTTGGTAATTTGGCTCTAACCTGTGCAGCAGTTGATGATGTTACAGCCTGGTGCCTATTGGCGATGGCGATCGCTGTGGCGACAACAAATACGGTAACGGGTGCCATTTCCACGATTGTTTTGGCTGTGGCTTATATTACCTTGATGCTGACCGTTGGCAGAAAGTTTTTATCCCGATTAGATGCTCACTATGAACGGACTAAGCGGATCAGTCAGTCGTTATTAGCAGTAATTTATATGGGGGTTTTAATTTCCGCCCTAATTACGGAATTGATTGGGATTCACTTAATTTTTGGCGCATTTTTACTGGGAGTGATTATGCCTAAAAACGAAGGTTTAATGCATGAGTTATCTTTAAAAACCGAAGAGTTTGTCCTAATTTTTCTCCTGCCCATTTTCTTTGCCTATAGCGGGCTGCGAACACAAATTGGTTTATTGAATACTCCGCAACTATGGCTAATCTGTGGGTTGATTTTAGTAGTGGCGATCGCGGGGAAATTCTTTGGGACCTATGTGGCTGCTCGGATGTGTCAAGTTCCCAAACATGAGGCTACGATTTTGGGCTGGTTAATGAATACTAGGGGATTAACAGAACTAATTGTCTTGAATATTGGCTTGAACTTAAAAGTGATTTCACCTGTGTTATTCACGATGTTGGTGATTATGGCTTTGGTTACAACTTTTATGACTTCACCCCTCTTAGACTTTATCCATAGCAAGCCTCATATTGATGAATTAGGTGATGAATTAGCGCAAGAATTAAATATTGACCCTAACTATCAGGTTTTAGTGCCTGTAACAAATCCTAATACCGAAAGAGGCTTAATTGCCATTGCCACAGCGATCGCTTTACATCCTCAACAAAAAAATCATAGGGTTTATCCTTTTAGTTTGGTACAGGTTGATGCTGATAACTTATTCCAAAATATGCCCACGGAAACCGAGAATAATCTACGACTGCGCCGTGATCACCTGACTCAGGTGATTTCTACGATTGAACCTCCTTCAATTCGCCAGTATTTAAATCCTATAGCGCAAATTTGCCAAGATGTGGCACTGGAAACCGTAAAAGTTGCCGCAGATATGAATTTAATTGTGATGGGTTGGCATAAACCTGTATTTAGTAATAATCGTTTGGGCGGTAAAGTTGGAGAAATATTACGCACAGCCCCAGTAGATATAGCTGTATTTTTAGATAGCGATCGCGGCAATTTGCACAGTTTACTTGTTCCCTATGGTGGAGATATTCACGATGATCTAGCTTTGGAACTGGGAATCAGAATTCTTGGCAACCTTAGCCATGCCAGTATGGAAATTATGGTGATTAATCCTAGTTTAGATACACAAATCTCGACAATTTTGGCTCAACTACCTCAATCCTTAGGCGATCGCATTGTGGTTACTAACTCTGAGACTGAAGCTGATATTAATGAAGTAGTATCTGCCTGTAGCAATTTTGATCTAACAATTACGGGAATTACCCTTGAAGGGCAAGAACGTCAGACCTTAGGCATCTACGGCGATGAGTTGGCATTGAAATGTCAGGCTTCGATTTTAATTGTGCGTAAGTTCGGTGAAACTTCAGGTTTACAGGACTTTCTCAGTGGTTTCCGTAAAATTGAAGCAAGAATTAGTTAG